The genomic DNA GCTCGGCGAGCGTGCCAAGCAACGCAACTTCGCTGTCTCCGAGATCCAGATCTCGGAGACGGAGACCCCGCTGCACAAGCTGGAGACCGTCTACCGGCGCCTCACCGAGCGGCTGTCCACCCCGAGCTTCCCGCCGAGCGCGCTCCGTCCCGTGGTGGACGCCTGGTTCTACGCCCTGGAGGAGGATGCTCTCGCCGCGGGAGCGGACGAGGACGATCTGGGTGGCGCGGTGGAGGAGTTGCTGGCCGCCCGACTGACCGAGGTGTCCCGGCACGCCCCGTCCTTCGCTGCCGCGCTGCGCGGATACCGGTCCGCGCTCGCCGAGGGCGACGAGTCGACGGCGGCGGCCGTCCTCGCCTGGCTCGGCGGGCAGCCCCACGTGGCGGCGGCGGCCCGCCGGTCCGCAGGAGTGCGCGGCGACCTGGACCACTTCGGTGCACTGGGCTTCCTGCAAGGGCTGCTCACCGTTCTGCGGGACTCCGGCCACCGGGGGCTGTTCGTCGTACTGGACGAGGTGGAGACCCTGCAGAGAGTGCGGTCGGACGCCCGCGACAAGGCGCTCAACTCGCTGCGGCAACTGATCGACGAAGTCCACTCCGGGCGGTTCCCCGGCCTGTATCTGGTCATCACCGGCACGCCCGCCTTCTACGAAGGCCAGCAGGGCGTGCAGCGGCTCCCGCCGCTCGCCCAGCGGATCGCCACGGACTTCACGACCGATCCCCGCTTCGACAACCCCCGCGCAGTCCAGTTGCGCCTGTCGGGCTTCACCCTGGAGTCTCTGACCGGCCTCGGGGTGACCATCCGCGATCTCTACGCGTCCGGGGCGGACGCCCCCGACCGGATCAAAACGCTGGCGGACGACGCCTACATCTCCGATCTCGCCCGCGCGGTGGGCGGAGCCCTCGGCGGCAAAGTCGGCGTCGCACCCCGGCTCTTCCTCAAAAAACTGGTCGGCGACGTCCTCGACCGTATCGACCAGTTCCCGGACTTCGACCCACGACAGCACTACCGGCTCACGGTGGGCAGCAGTGAACTCACCGACGTCGAGCGGAACTTGGCCGCATCGTCGGCGGCCGACGACATCGACCTGGAGTTGTGATGACACAGGCCGCGGACCCTGTCGATCGGCTCGACCCCGTCATCCTGCATCACGTGGTCAACACGCTGGGCTGGCCGGACCTGCGGCCCCTGCAACGGGCCTCGATCGATCCGGTGATGGACGGTGAGGACGCCGTACTGCTCGCGCCCACGGCCGGCGGCAAGACCGAGGCCGCCTGCCTGCCGGTCCTTTCGGTCATGTCCGCCCAGGGCTGGACCGGTACGTCGGTCCTCTACCTCTGCCCGCTCAAGGCGCTCCTCAACAACCTGGTGACCCGCGTCGACGGATACGCGCAGTGGCTCGGACGCAGCGCGGCCCTGTGGCACGGGGACACGAAGGAGTCCCAGCGCCAGCGCATCCGTACGGATAGACCCGACATCCTCCTGACGACGCCCGAGTCGCTGGAGGCGATGCTGATCGGGGTGAAAACCGACCACGCGCACCTGCTGGGCGGGATCCGAGCAGTCGTCGTCGACGAGGTCCACGCATTCGCCGGCGACGACCGAGGCTGGCATCTGCTGGCGGTGCTTGAGCGCCTGCAGCTAGTTGCAGGGCGCCCGATTCAGCGGATCGGGCTGTCCGCCACGGTCGGGAACCCACAGGAACTGCTCACCTGGCTGCAGGGGTCGGGCGCCGGCCGACGCCCGGGCCGGGTCGTCGCCCCGGGCATCACAAGCCCCTTGTCCAGCCAGGGCCCTGTGAACGGCGTGACCGGGCCGCCTCCAGGAGACATCGAACTCGACTACGTGGGCTCCCTCTCCAACGCGGCCAAGGTTCTCTCTGCCCTGCACAAGGGCGAGAAGCGCCTGGTGTTCTGCGACTCCCGACGGCAGGTCGAGGAACTGGGTGCCGCGCTCCGAGCGCGCGACGTCACTGTCTTCCTGTCGCACGCTTCGCTCTCTGCCGACGAACGTGCAAGGTCAGAACAGGCCTTCGCCGAAGCACGAGACTGCGTCATCGTCGCCACCTCCACCCTGGAACTGGGCATCGACGTCGGCGACCTGGACCGGGTCGTCCAGATCGATTCGCCCGGGACCGTCGCCTCCTTTCTCCAGCGCGTCGGCCGGACGGGGCGTCGCTCGGGAAGCACCCGCAACTGTCTGTTCCTGACCACACACAAAGACACCCTGCTGCAGGCTGCCGGGCTGTTGCTCCTGTGGGGTCGTGGCTGGGTCGAACCGGTCGTCCCGCCACCCGAGCCACGCCACCTCGTGGCCCAGCAGTTGCTCGCCGTCACACTCCAGGAGCACAAGCTGGGCGACCATCTGTGGCCCGAGCAGTGGAACGGCCTGGCGCCCTTTGACCGTTCGGCCGCTCCCATCCTGCGTCATCTGACGGAAGAGGGCTTCCTCGACAACGACGGGGGCATGCTGTTCATCGGCCCTGAGGCCGAACACCGTTTCGGGCGACGGCACTTCATCGAGCTGACCGCTTCCTTCACCGCACCACCGCAGTTCAACGTCCTGTCCGGACGCACTGAGATCGGACGCATGGATCCGTCGGTGCTCACTGAGGAACGCCCTGGCCCACGACGCCTGCTGTTGGCCGGCCGCAGTTGGCAGGTGACGTTCATCGACTGGGGACGGAAGCGGGTCTTCGTGGAGCCGGTCGAGAACGGCGGGGTTGCCAAGTGGTCGGGAGGCACCCTCGTTGGGCTTTCGTATGCGCTTACACGCGCGATGCGGGATGTCCTCCTGGGCATCGACCCGGAAGTCTCTCTGACACGACGAGCCGAGGTCTGCCTCCAAGAGTGGCGCGAGAAAGAGGCTCCCCAACTAGTCCATCCCGGTGGGACGTTGGTGGCCCGGCATGGAAACGATGTTCGCTGGTGGACATGGGCGGGTTACCGCGCCAATGCCACGTTGGGCGCAACACTGTCGTCGATCGCCGATCCGGTTCAACGTCCGACCGACTGCTACCTGCGGCTGCGCGAGGATCTGAGCCCGAACATGTGGCGCATCGCGCTCGACGCCGCACAGGACGGACCGACACTTGTCCTCCCGGACGTTGACCAACGAGCAGTGCGCGGGCTCAAGTTCTCGGCGGCGCTCCCACAGCGACTGGCCGTGGCCACGCTGTCAGCGAGACTCGCCGACTTCGAGGGTGCGAGTGCGGTGCTGTCGGAGCCAAAGCGCTTCTCCACAGAACAGGGAACCTGAGCACTTCCCGCTTCCCTGCTTCACCGGGACGAGATGCGGCTGCATCGGCCGAAGGGCCGTCGAACCGCCCTCGTGCGCAACGCGTGCACACTTTTCCACGGGAACTCCCGGGAACTCGCAACTGGAAGCGGGAAGCCCCCGGACACAGAAAAGGGCCCCGACCAGCCCATAAGGCCAGGTCAGAGCCCCACCGACAGACGAGCCGGGCCGTACGCCGGGTTCTGTGTCCGGGAGGACCTCACGATCCTCCCGGCGACGGCCATCCATCTAGGACCGGTGTTGCCACCGGCCTCGTGCGGTCTACCCGCGGACTCGGGCGGGCAGCCCTCGAGCGTCCGCGCAGAGCGCGCTTTTTACGGCGGCGCTCCTTTTGACCTTGCTCCGGGTGGGGTTTACCTAGCTGCCCAGGTCACCCTGGGCACTGGTGGTCTCTTACACCACCGTTTCACCCTTACCGGAGACCGAAATCTCCGGCGGTCTGTTTTCTGTGGCACTGTCCCGCGGGTCACCCCGGGTGGCCGTTAGCCATCACCCTGCCCTGTGGAGCCCGGACGTTCCTCGGGAAGTCCCCCTAGGGGCACTCCACGCGGCCGTCCGCCCGGCTCGTCTGCCGTGTCGACCATGCTACCGGGCGGGCACCGTCCTTCGGACCGCCCGCCGCAGTCGCCAGCACCGACCCCGCCAGGATCAGCGTGAAGGCCACCGCGATGCCCACCGTGAGGCTCTCCCCCAGGAACAGCGCGCCCGCCGCCACCGCCACCGCCGGGTTGACGTACGTGATCACCGTCGAACGGGTCGGGCCGACCTCCTTGATCAGTTCCAGGAAGGCCACGAATGCCACCGCCGTGCAGATCACGCCCAGGCCGGCGAGGGAGGC from Streptomyces sp. NBC_01478 includes the following:
- the brxD gene encoding BREX system ATP-binding protein BrxD; translated protein: MTGPRPSPVSAARRRTALDALRRGAVPESGLDLLATGLDRFESALDAELDAVASGASVFKAVRGEYGSGKTFFTRWLGERAKQRNFAVSEIQISETETPLHKLETVYRRLTERLSTPSFPPSALRPVVDAWFYALEEDALAAGADEDDLGGAVEELLAARLTEVSRHAPSFAAALRGYRSALAEGDESTAAAVLAWLGGQPHVAAAARRSAGVRGDLDHFGALGFLQGLLTVLRDSGHRGLFVVLDEVETLQRVRSDARDKALNSLRQLIDEVHSGRFPGLYLVITGTPAFYEGQQGVQRLPPLAQRIATDFTTDPRFDNPRAVQLRLSGFTLESLTGLGVTIRDLYASGADAPDRIKTLADDAYISDLARAVGGALGGKVGVAPRLFLKKLVGDVLDRIDQFPDFDPRQHYRLTVGSSELTDVERNLAASSAADDIDLEL
- a CDS encoding DEAD/DEAH box helicase, which codes for MTQAADPVDRLDPVILHHVVNTLGWPDLRPLQRASIDPVMDGEDAVLLAPTAGGKTEAACLPVLSVMSAQGWTGTSVLYLCPLKALLNNLVTRVDGYAQWLGRSAALWHGDTKESQRQRIRTDRPDILLTTPESLEAMLIGVKTDHAHLLGGIRAVVVDEVHAFAGDDRGWHLLAVLERLQLVAGRPIQRIGLSATVGNPQELLTWLQGSGAGRRPGRVVAPGITSPLSSQGPVNGVTGPPPGDIELDYVGSLSNAAKVLSALHKGEKRLVFCDSRRQVEELGAALRARDVTVFLSHASLSADERARSEQAFAEARDCVIVATSTLELGIDVGDLDRVVQIDSPGTVASFLQRVGRTGRRSGSTRNCLFLTTHKDTLLQAAGLLLLWGRGWVEPVVPPPEPRHLVAQQLLAVTLQEHKLGDHLWPEQWNGLAPFDRSAAPILRHLTEEGFLDNDGGMLFIGPEAEHRFGRRHFIELTASFTAPPQFNVLSGRTEIGRMDPSVLTEERPGPRRLLLAGRSWQVTFIDWGRKRVFVEPVENGGVAKWSGGTLVGLSYALTRAMRDVLLGIDPEVSLTRRAEVCLQEWREKEAPQLVHPGGTLVARHGNDVRWWTWAGYRANATLGATLSSIADPVQRPTDCYLRLREDLSPNMWRIALDAAQDGPTLVLPDVDQRAVRGLKFSAALPQRLAVATLSARLADFEGASAVLSEPKRFSTEQGT